Within Nitrospirota bacterium, the genomic segment TGCACTTCGACGAGTGGCGCCACGGCGACCAGCGCTATTACGTCTCCGACGCGCGGAAGTTCAAGACCATGACCGGCTGGACCCCGCGGACGAGCGTACACCAGGGCGTCGCGAAGCTGTACGAGTGGCTGACGCTCTTGCGCGCCTCCTCCCCGATCCTCTTACAGGAGAAAGAGCCGCATGAAGTACTCATTGATCAATCCTGACTGGACCTTCGGCGGCAGCATCTACTTCGGATGCCGCGAGCCGCACCTCCCCCTCGAATACGGGTATGCGAAGGCGCTCCTGGAGCGCGTGGGACACGACGTGCTCCTTATCGACGGGCATAGGGATGGTCTCCCGGCGCAGGCGATTGCGCAGCAGACGCATGCCTTTGCCCCGGATATCATCGTCATTACCACGGCGCCGAGCTATCTCTTCTGGCGTTGCGCGCCCCCGGAGCTCCGTGCGCCCCTGGAGATCGTGCGGGCAGTGCGCGAGAGCGGGGCGCTTACCGTTGCCGTGGGGCCGCACGGCTCTACAACGCCCGAAGCGGTGATGAAAAAGCTGGGCGTCGACAGGGTGATACGGGGAGAGCCCGAAGAGGTGCTCCCTCTCCTGGCGCAGGACCCGGGAAGAGGGAAGACTATCCCCTCGGTCTTCTGGCGGGAGGAGGGGGGCGCAGGAAGAAGAGGAACGCCGCACGAAAGCGACATGGCTGCGCTGCCGGCGCTGCGGTGGCCCCGGGAGGTCCTCGCCCGGCGCCGGCACCACCACCACCGCTTCGACTGCGCGCCCGGGCAGACGGGTGCACCGGGCGCCGAGGTCGAGAGCTCGCGGGGATGCCCTTACAGCTGCTCCTTCTGCGCCCGGGAGACCTTCCGGGGCCGGTATCGCAGGCGTCCCGTGCCGGTCGTGCTCGAAGAGATCGACGACCTCGTGAGCAAGGGCGTGAGCTACCTCTACTTCATCGACGAGCTGTTCATGCCCGACAGCGCGCTGCTCGCTGCAGTGGGGGAACGGGATGTCGCCTTCGGCATCCAGACGAGGATCGACCTCTGGACCCCGGAGCTGCTGGAGCGGCTCGGCGCCGCGGGCTGCGTCTCGATAGAGGCCGGCATCGAGAGCGCGAGCGAGGCGGCGCGCCTCGCCCTCGGCAAGCGGTGTATGAAGACGAACAGCGAGCTGATCGATCTCCTGAAGTGCGCGCGCGACCATGTGCCGTTCGTTCAGGCGACCCTGCTCGCCTCGGATGCCGACGATCCGGCGCTGACTGCAGAATGGCGCGACCTCCTCCTCCGCTCCAACGTATGGACCAATGAGCCCGTGCCCCTCTTTCCCTATCCCGGGTCGCAGGAATATGCAAAGCGCTGGGGGCCTCCGGATGAGTATGCGTGGGAGCGGGCGCACGGCTGCTACCTGCAGCAGCACAGCGCCTTCAGCGATATCCAGGAAGAGCGGCCGCTTCCCCTCGCCCGGCTCGAAGCAGGCGGGGGGCGATGAGCAGGGCGATGAGGCGGCATCCCAAGCGTATTCTCATGACCGCCGATACCCTGGGCGGCGTATGGACCTACGCCGTCGAGCTCGCGCATGTCCTCTGGAAGCACGATATCGAGGTGGTCCTCGCAACCATGGGCGCCCCCCTGTCGGCGCAGCAGCGCGCCGACCTTCGCCAGATCCCCGGCGCCGAGCTTCATGAGAGCACGTTCAAGCTCGAGTGGATGGAGCACCCGTGGGACGATGTCGCCCGCGCCGGAGAGTGGCTGCTCAGGCTCGAAGAAGAGCTCGAGCCCGATATCGTCCATCTCAACGGGTATGCGCACGGGGCTCTCCCCTGGAAAGCGCCCCGGCTCGTCGTGGGGCACTCCTGCGTCCTTTCGTGGTGGGAGGCGGTCCTGAAAGAGCCGGCTCCCCCGGAGTGGAAGCGGTACCGTCATGAGGTCAAGCGCGGCATCGCTGCAGCCGACGCCGTCGTCGTCCCGACTGCGTCGATGCGCGATGCGCTCGCACGCCACTACCATAGCGACATCGCCTGCAGCATTATCCCGAACGGACGGAATACCGAACTGTTTGCGCCGGGGATCAAAGAGGCGCTCGTCCTTACGGCGGGAAGGCTCTGGGACAGGGCGAAGAACGTGGCAGCGCTCATGGAGAGCGCGCCGCTCCTCTCCTGGCCGCTCTATATCGCCGGCGAGGAGTGCCCCCCGTCCGGGGGCGGCGACACCGCGGCAGGGCGCCATAGCGCGGTCCGCCGCCTCGGCCGGCTCCCGGCAAGCGGGATCGCCTCGTGGATGTCGCGAGCTTCTCTCTATGCATTTCCTGCCTACTACGAACCCTTCGGACTTTCGGTGCTCGAGGCAGGGCTGTCCGGGTGCGCGCTGGTGCTCGGCGACATCCCGAGCCTCCGCGAGCTCTGGCACGATGCGGCGCTTTTCGTTTCACCCGACGACACCTCTATGATACGGGAGGCGATCGAGACACTCATCCGCAATGCGGCATACCGGCAGGAGATGGCGGAACGTGCACGGGTGAGGGCCCAGGAGTTCACGCCCCGGCGCATGGCA encodes:
- a CDS encoding TIGR04295 family B12-binding domain-containing radical SAM protein, which encodes MKYSLINPDWTFGGSIYFGCREPHLPLEYGYAKALLERVGHDVLLIDGHRDGLPAQAIAQQTHAFAPDIIVITTAPSYLFWRCAPPELRAPLEIVRAVRESGALTVAVGPHGSTTPEAVMKKLGVDRVIRGEPEEVLPLLAQDPGRGKTIPSVFWREEGGAGRRGTPHESDMAALPALRWPREVLARRRHHHHRFDCAPGQTGAPGAEVESSRGCPYSCSFCARETFRGRYRRRPVPVVLEEIDDLVSKGVSYLYFIDELFMPDSALLAAVGERDVAFGIQTRIDLWTPELLERLGAAGCVSIEAGIESASEAARLALGKRCMKTNSELIDLLKCARDHVPFVQATLLASDADDPALTAEWRDLLLRSNVWTNEPVPLFPYPGSQEYAKRWGPPDEYAWERAHGCYLQQHSAFSDIQEERPLPLARLEAGGGR
- a CDS encoding glycosyltransferase family 4 protein, with amino-acid sequence MSRAMRRHPKRILMTADTLGGVWTYAVELAHVLWKHDIEVVLATMGAPLSAQQRADLRQIPGAELHESTFKLEWMEHPWDDVARAGEWLLRLEEELEPDIVHLNGYAHGALPWKAPRLVVGHSCVLSWWEAVLKEPAPPEWKRYRHEVKRGIAAADAVVVPTASMRDALARHYHSDIACSIIPNGRNTELFAPGIKEALVLTAGRLWDRAKNVAALMESAPLLSWPLYIAGEECPPSGGGDTAAGRHSAVRRLGRLPASGIASWMSRASLYAFPAYYEPFGLSVLEAGLSGCALVLGDIPSLRELWHDAALFVSPDDTSMIREAIETLIRNAAYRQEMAERARVRAQEFTPRRMAAGYLAVYERMVQSAAAPASETEGQCVS